TGCCGTGCGCGCGCGGCCGGCGCCGCTTCTTTCTCAACCGGCGCCGCCTGTTGCGCGACCGGCGCCGCCTGTTGCGCAACCTGTGCCGCGGTCTTGCCGAAGCGCCTCTCGCGGCGTTTGTAGTCTTCGAGCGCGGCCAGGAACTCGGGGCGCCGGAAATCCGGCCACAGCTTGTCAGTCACGTAGATTTCGCTGTAGGCGACCTGCCACAGGAGGAAGTTCGACAGGCGCATCTCGCCGCTCGTGCGGATGAGAAGGTCGGGATCGGGCAAGCCCGCTGTCATCAGCGACGAAGAGAACATCTCTTCGTCGATGTCTTCGGGCGCGAGCTCGCCGTCGCGGACTCGGCGCGCGAGGCGCCGTGTGGCCGCGACGATCTCCTCGCGCGCGCCGTAGCTGACGGCAAGCTGAACGGTCATGCCTGTGTTGGTGCGCGTCGTGTGCTCGGCGGCGCGAAGGTCGGTGAGGACATCCTTCGGAAGACGGCGCAAGTTGCCGATCGCGCGCAGCCGGATGCCGTGACGCATCATCTTGCCGAGCTCGCTGCGCACGTAGCGGCGCAGCAGGTTCATCAGTGCGCCGACTTCGCGCTCGGGGCGCTCCCAGTTCTCGGTGGAAAACGCGTAGAGGGTCAGGACTTCGATCCCGATCTCGCGCGCGGTCTCGACGATCTCGCGGACGGATTCCTTGCCGCGGCGGTGGCCCTGGACGCGCGACAGGCCGCGCTGGGTCGCCCAGCGTCCGTTGCCGTCCATGATGATCGCCACGTGACGCGGCAATCCGGCTTTGTTCGGTTCGATTGCCGCAGCGCGCACGTCAGACCGACATGATTTCGTGTTCTTTGACCTTGGCGATCTCGTCGATCTGCGCGATCGTCTCGTCGGTCAGCTTCTGGACTTTGTCCGCCGCCACCCGGTGGTCGTCCTGCGAGATCTCCTTTTCTGCCTCGGCTTCCTTCAGGAGCTCGTTGGCATCGCGGCGATGGTTGCGCGCCGAAACCCTGTGGTGCTCGGCGTCTTTCTTGAGCTGCTTGACGAGATCCTTGCGGCGCTCCTGGTTGAGCTCGGGGATCGGAACGCGAAGCAGGTTGCCGTCGCTGACCGGCGACAGGCCGAGATCGGCGATGCGGATCGCCTTGTCGATCGCGCCGACCGTGCTCTTGTCGAATGGCTGCACGACGAGCAGCCGCGGCTCCGGCGCCGAGACCGTCGCGAGTTTGTTGAGCGGCGTCGAGCTGCCGTAGTAGTCGACGAAGACGTGATCGAGCAGCGCCGGGGTCGCGCGGCCCGCGCGGATGCGCGCGAGATCTTTTCGCAGAGACGCGATCGTCTCCTGCATCTGCGAGCGAAGGTCCTTGAGGATTTCGTCGATCATGTTCGTTCCCCGGCTGGATTGCGCCGGCGCACCATCTGACTGCGCTCAGTCGGCTCGTTCAAGCTGCTTCACCGGCGTCAGCCTCCGTGGCCTGCCGGAGCCTTCCCGAGCCGGGATCAGCCGCAGACGATCGTGCCGATTCTCTCACCCGAGACAGCCCGTACGATATTTCCGGCGCGCATCATATCGAACACGAGGATCGGCATTTTGTTTTCCATGCACAGCGAGATCGCAGTCGTATCCATCACCCGAAGCCCCCGCTGCAGCACGTCGAAGTGCGTGAGCGTCTCGAAGCGGGTCGCCGACGGGTCTTTTTCCGGATCGGCCGAATAGACCCCGTCGACGCGGGTAGCCTTCATGATCACGTCGGCGCCGATTTCGACGGCGCGCAGGCTCGCGGCCGTATCGGTCGTGAAAAACGGGTTGCCGGTGCCGGCGGCAAAGATCACGACGCGGCCTTTTTCGAGGTGCCGCGTGGCCCGGCGGCGAATGTACGGCTCGGCAACCTCGCGGATCTCGAGCGCGCTCAGCACGCGCGTCGCGACCCCGAGCTTCTCGAGCGCATCCTGCAGCGCGAGGCTGTTGAGCACCGTGGCCAGCATGCCCATGTAGTCGCCGGTGGCGCGGTCCATTCCCATCTCGGCGGCCTTGAGGCCGCGGAAGATGTTGCCGCCGCCGACCACGACGGCAAGCTCGCAGCCGAGAGCCTGCGCGTCGCGCAGCTCCCCGGCGATCTGGCTGACGACGGTCGGAGAAATCCCCGATTCGCCTTCACCCGCGAGCGATTCTCCGCTGAGCTTGAGAAGGACCCGGCGGTAACGATGGTTGTTCGTGCCGGCGTCCGACATCGGAAGGGCCTTTGGGTTCAGGCGCTCTGGCCGATCGTCTGCGCCACTTCGTCCGCGAGATTCGACTGCTTCTTCTCGATGCCTTCGCCGAGCTGGAAGCGCGCGAAGCGGGCGACCGAAAGATTCGAGCCGGTTTCCTTCGCGGCGTTCGCGATCAGCTTGTCGATGCGGAAGTCCCCGTCGCGAACGTACTCCTGTTCGAGCAGGCAGATTTCCGAGTAGAACTTGTCGATCTTGCCGTCGACGATCTTGTCGACGATCTTCTCCGGCTTTCCCGACGCCAGCGCCTGCTGGCGATAGATGTCGCGCTCACCGGCTAGGTCGGCGGCAGAGACCTGGTCGCGCGAGATCACGCGAGGGAATGCTGCGGCAACCTGCATCGCGAGCGATTTGGCGAGCTCCACGTGGCGGCTGTCGCCGCCGGCGAGCTCGACGATCACGCCGATCTTTCCGCCCGCATGAACGTAGCAGCCGACCACGCCGTTCGCCGATGCGAAACGCGAGAAGCGGCGCAGGCCGAGGTTTTCGCCGATCTGCGCAATGCTTTCCGTCAGTAGCGCGGAAACCGTCTTGCCGTCCGGCATGACGAGGCCGGCGACGGTGTCGGCGTTGCCTTCCGTGACATCGGCCGCAAGCAGCGCGTTGCCGAGCGATTCGAACAGGCTGCGGAACGCATCGGTCTTCGCGACGAAATCGGTCTCGCAGTTGAGCTCGACGAGGACCGCGGTCTTCGAATCCGGCGACGCGAATACGCCGACGAGGCCGTCGGCCGCAACCCGGCCGGCTTTCTTGGAAGCGCCCGCGAGGCCTTTTTCACGAAGCACGGCGATTGCCCGCTCCATGTCGCCCTCGGTCTCGGCAAGAGCCTTCTTGCAGTCCATCATGCCTGCGCCGGTGCGTTCGCGCAGGTCCTTGACGAGCTTGGCGTCGATGTTCATTCGGTCGGACTCGTCTCGAAGTCGGTTGGTGCAAAGGAGTTCGCGTCGAACGTCGGCGCGCTGAAGGTCTGCTCGCCGGCAGCGCCGACCACGTCGCCGAGCGTGCCAGGCGAGCCGAACGGAACCGAGCCGTCGCCTTTCTCTGCGATCGAGCCGCGCGCTTCGCTTTCCGCGAGTCCTTCGAGAACCGAATCGGCGATCGCGCCGCAGAACAGACGGATCGCGCGGATCGCGTCGTCGTTTCCCGGTACGCAGTAAGCGATCCGGTCCGGATCGCAGTTGCTGTCGACGACCGCGACGACGGGGATCTTCAGGCGGTTGGCCTCGGCCACCGCGATCTGCTCGCGGTCCGGATCGATGACGAACAGCGCGTCCGGCGGACGCTTCATCTCGCGGATGCCGGCCAGGTTGATGTTGAGCTTCTCGAGCTCGCGCTGCATCAGCAGGCGCTCTTTCTTCTTGTACATTGCCGCGGTGGTCGGATCGCCGAGGGTTTCCTCGAGGCGCCGCATGCGGTCGATCGATTTCTTGATGGTCTGGAAATTCGTCAGCGTGCCGCCGAGCCAGCGGTTGTTGACGTGGAACTGCTTGCAGCGATCCGCCTCGGACTTGATCGCTTCCTGCGCCTGTTTCTTGGTTCCGACGAACAGAACCGAGCCGCCGCGGCCCGCAACCTCGCGAACGAAGTCACACGCCTCCCGGAAAAGATTGACCGTCTGCTGGAGGTCGATGATGTGGATCCCGTTGCGGGCGCCGAAAATGTACGGGCGCATCTTGGGATTCCATCGACTGGTCTGGTGTCCGAAGTGAACTCCGGCTTCCAGAAGCTGTTTCATCGTGACTTGGCTCATTAAAGTTCCTTTCCCACGCGAGGGATGCGATCGAATTTGCTGCGCTCGAAATGAAGCGCAACCCCGGCCAACTAACAGAGCGACCTCTCGGAATCAACGCGACACGCCAGTGGCCGGACAGGCCGACGTTCCGACCCGGGGAGCGTCTCAATCAGGCGCGACCGTTCAGAAGGGTCCAGATGCAAGGCGGATTTCGCGTAGTGAGCGGAGGCGTACTTCCCGTACGTTGTAGCGAACGAAGCGAAATCCAACGCGGCAGATGGGCCCTTATGGACGGTCGTCGGTGTCCGAGGCACTAACGTCAGATCACTGACTCATCGAATCGAGGAAATCCTTGTTCGACTTCGTGCCTTTCATTTTGCCGAGCAGGAATTCCATCGCTTCGACCTGGTTCAGCTGGGTCAGGAGTTTGCGGAGCAGGAAGACGCGGGTCAGGGCGTCTTTTTCCATGAGCAGGTCCTCTTTTCGGGTGCCCGACTTCAGGATGTCGATGGTCGGGAACACGCGGCGGTCCATCAGGCGGCGTTCGAGATGGATTTCGCAGTTACCGGTACCCTTGAACTCTTCGAAGATGACCTCGTCCATGCGGCTACCGGTGTCGACGAGCGCGGTCCCGATGATGGTCAGGCTTCCGCCGCCTTCGATGTTGCGGGCGGCTCCGAAGAACTTCTTCGGACCGCGCAGCGCGTTCGAATCGACGCCGCCCGAGAGGATCTTGCCGCTCGGCGGCACGGTCGCGTTGTACGCGCGCGCGAGGCGAGTGATCGAATCGAGCAGGATGACCACATCGCGGCCGTGCTCGACGAGGCGCTTGGCCTTCTCGATGACCATTTCGGCCACCTGCACGTGACGCGTCGGCGGCTCGTCGAACGTCGAGGAGATGACCTCGCCCTTGACGGAGCGCTGCATGTCGGTGACTTCTTCGGGCCGCTCGTCGATCAGCAGCACGATCAGAATCACTTCCTTGTTGTTCTCCGCGATGCCGTGCGCGATGTGCTGCAGCATCACGGTCTTTCCGGTACGCGGCGCGGCGACGATCAGCGCGCGCTGGCCTTTGCCGATCGGCACGAGCAGGTCGATCACGCGCGTCGTGAACTCGGCAGGATCGTGCGAGAGCCGCAGCGGCGCGTCCGGATACAGCGGCGTCAGGTTGTCGAACAGGACCTTGTCGCGAACACGCTCGGGAGCGTCGTAATTGATCGCCGACACCTTGAGCAGCGCGAAGTAACGCTCGCCTTCCTTCGGCGAGCGGATCAGTCCCGACACGACGTCGCCGGTGCGAAGTCCGAAGCGGCGCACCTGGCTCGGCGAGATGTAGATGTCGTCCGGCCCCGGCAGGTAGTTCGAATCCGGCGCGCGCAGGAAGCCGAAGCCGTCCGGAAGAATCTCGAGGACCCCTTCTCCGTAGACGTTTCCGTTCTTGGCGGTCTGGGCTTCGAGGAGCTTGAAGATCAGCTCCTGCTTGCGCATCGCGGCCACGCCTTCGACGCCGAGGTCGCGGGCCACGTCGGCCAGGTCGCGCACGGTCTTCTTCTTGAGCTCGGTCAGGTCGAGTGTCGGGGTCGTCGAGGCTTCCGCCGCGGCGATCTGGGCCTCGTCGGCCGCCAGGTCTTCCTTGGGCAGTCGGCCGGTTCCCTGGCCGCCCTGTCCTCCACCTCCCTGTCCACCGCCACCGCCGCCGCCGCCCCCGCGGCCACGTCCATGCGATTTGCCGCCGTCGCGATGACCGCGACCGGAGCGTTCGTCCCCACTTTTTCTTTCTCTGGCAGTTTCGCCGCCGCGTTCTGACATCGGACTCGCTTTTTTGTTGTTTTGTCGGGGGCCGAGTACGTGACTCGGGCCCGCCGAGAATCGGCCGCCATGGCGGCCATCGGTTCGTCGGGTCTTTTCGGGACTTTGCGGACTTACCGCGGTCGGGCTGCCTCGGATCAGGCAGGCCCGCACTTCGGGTTCATGCTTCGCTTGAGCGGCGGTCGCATCGCCGCAAGGCGGTGTGGAACGGAAGAGCTCCCGTGCGGTGTGGGGAGACGCTAATGGAAGGTCCGAGGGTAGTCAACCAGCCTTTCCGCTCGGTCCTCCGTTACCGGACAACGGTGCCTCGACCGAGCAGGTGAGGTGCCGGGCCGGCACTCATCTTTTTCCGGCCTGCCCTGTCGGCGGCGCCTCGCGGCGCAGCCTTTCGACGAGATCCGCGAGATCGCCCGCGACCGGCGCCCGGATCGTGAGGCGCTTGCCGCTGCCGGGAAGCGCAAGCTCGATCGCCGCGGCGTGCAGGGCCTGACGCGAGATGCCCGCTTTCGTCTTCCCTCCGTAAAGCCTGTCTCCGACGATCGGAAAACCCTTTGCGGAAAGGTGCACACGGATCTGGTGGGTCCGCCCGGTCAACGGCCGCACTTCGACGAGCGTGAACGCACCGAGACGTTCGAGCGGACGATATTCCGAAATCGCCGCGCGCGCGGGCCGGCCGATCACGGACATGCGCTTGCGTTCGGTCGGATGGCGCCCGATCGGCAAGTCGATGCGTCCGCTATCCGCCACGGCGCCGTGCACGAGCGCGAGATAGGTCTTGCGGATCGAGCGTTCGCGAAACTGCCTGGAGAGCGCTTCGAGCGCGGCAACGTTCTTCGCGACGAGAATCACGCCGGACGTATCGCGGTCGAGGCGATGAACGATGCCGGCGCGCTCGGGCTGACCCGGCCAGGCAATCGAAGGATCGCGATACAGAAGCGCGTGCACGAGCGTACCGGAACGGTTTCCGGCCGCAGGATGCACGACCATTCCGGCCGGCTTGTTGATCGCCAGCATCTCTTCGTCTTCGTAGAGCACGTCCAGATCGATCGCCTCGCCGGTCACGGCGGTGGCCGATGGATCGTGCTCCGGGATTGATAGCTCGACGCTCTCGCCGCCGCGCAGCCGGTACGACGCGCGCACCGGACTTCCGTCCACGCGAAGTCGCTGGTCGTCGGCCGCAACCTTGATCTGCGAGCGGGTCGGCGCACCGCTCTGGCCGGCGAGCCACGCGTCGAGCCGCTCGCCGCCGGAATCCTCGGGAGCGGCGAACGTCATCACGCGAAAGCGCGTCATGCGCGCTTTCGAGCTGCGAGTATGCTGCGGGCCCGCTCGACGTCGCTCGCGATCTGCTCGGTGAGCGCGGCGGGCGATTCGAAACGCTTCTGGTCGCGAAGCTTTTCGAGAAATTCGAGCGCGAGCGGCTTGCCGTAGAGATCGCCGAGCTCGGCAAAGATATGGGCTTCGATGGCTCTTTCGGTGCCGCCGAACGTCGGTGTGGTGCCGATCGACGTGACGCTGTCGACGCGGCTGCGGCCGAGGCGCGCGACGGTCACGAACACGCCGTCGCCGGGAACGAGAGCGGTTTCGGGCTTGAGATTGGCGGTGGCAAATCCAAGGCCGCGGCCGCGTCCGGCGCCGTGCTCGACGCGCCCTCGAACGAAGTGCGGTCGTCCGAGAAGACGACCCGCCGCCGCGACGTCGCCGGCCGTGACCAGCTCGCGGATCGCACTCGAGCGCGCAACCACGCCGTCAACCTGGACAGGAGGAACGACCTCGACCTCGAAATCGAGATCCTTGCCGGCGCGCGCTAGGGTCGCGACGTTTCCGCCCCGGTCGCGGCCGAAGTTGAGGTCGTCGCCAACGAGAATGAGCTGCGCGTCCAGGATCTCGACGAGGAAACGGCGGATGAACTCGTCGGCATCGATCGCCGCAAACCTGCGCGAGAAATGCTGGACGATCGTGAGGTCGGCGCCTTCGGCGGCAATCGCGCGCAGACGATCGGGCAGCGTCATGATCCCGAGCGGAGCAGCTTCGGGACGAACGACGGAAATAGGATGCGGCTCGAACGTGAGGACGACGGCGCTGGCACCGCGCCGGGACGCTTCGGAGCGAAGTCTTTCGAGAATGACCTGATGCCCGCGATGGACGCCGTCGAAGTTTCCGATCGTGACGACCGAGCGGCGCAGGAGCCCGCGGGCACGCTCGAGACTGCGGAGGACCTTCATCCTGAAGGGGTCGCCCGCGGCGCTATCCTCCGATCTCGGTGAGCATCCTGGAAGCCTTCGCGGCCTCGCCGGTGCCCGGATAGCGATTGATCACTTTCTGCAGGCTCAGCCGCGCATCGACGCGATCGCCGACGATGCGGAACGCTTCGGCCTGGCGAAGCAGCGCCGACGGCGCACGGTCGCCGGATCCGTAGTTGATCGAGACCTGATTGAACTCGATGATCGCGCGGTGGTACTGCCCTTTGCGGAAGTACGCTTCGCCGATCCAGAACTGCGCATCGTCGGCATACGGCGACGAGCCGTTCTCATGCAGGAAGTTGCGGAACGACTGGATGGCTTCGTCCTGATCACCGCTGGCGAGCTGGCGGATCGCCGAGTCGTACGTCGATCCGACGAGATCCTGCGGAACGGTGGCTTTCTCGGGCTCTGAAACAGGGCTCGGCGCAGGAGGTGCGGGCGGCGGCGGCACCGATGCGATCTGGCCGGGATTCGCGTCCGAGCCCGGCGGAGCCGGAAGCTCCGGCTGTTCCGCTATCGGAGCCGTTGGCTTCTGCCAGTACGAATCATCCGCTCCGCCTGGTGAACCGCCCGGTCCGTAGACCGGCCGTCCCGCCGCAGCCGGCCGCCGGCCGTACTGAAGCTGGTCGATGGCAGCGCGAACGGATTCCTGCTCGCGTCGAATGTCTTCGATCGCCCGCCTTTGCTCGAGCACGAGGCCGCGCAGGTCGTCGTAGCGCCGGTCTGTGCGATCGCCCTGCAGGCTGCAGGCGGCGACCAGCGTCGCCACCGGCAGTGTGCAGAGCAGAGCAGGAAGGTTCGGACGGGACATCGGCGGTCGAATCCTATTCGGTCAGGTCCACGATGTGGCCGCGACGGTTGCGGCCCCAGCAGGCCTCGCTCGCATCGTGGCATACCGGCAACTCTTCGCCATAGCTGACGGTCGACAGTCGCGACGATTTGATCCCGAGTGCGACGAGGGCATCGCGGATCGACTTCGCACGACGGGCTCCGAGCGCAAGGTTGTACTCGGCCGTGCCGCGATCGTCGCAATGGCCTTCGATCTCGACCTTGCCGCTCTCGCTGCGCAGCAGATCCGCGTTGGCGCGAGTGGCCTGGGTGCCGGCGCCGTCGAGGTCGGCGGAGTCGTAAGCAAAGTAAACGTCTTCAAAACGTCCACCCGTACCCGCCTGGCCTGTCTTGTTGAACTGGCTGAGGCTCCCCGAGCCGCCGCCGCCGAGACTTTCATCGGTGAGGTCGGAGGTGCTGTCTTCGGATTTCTTTGACGAGCAT
The window above is part of the Candidatus Limnocylindrales bacterium genome. Proteins encoded here:
- the pyrH gene encoding UMP kinase — protein: MSDAGTNNHRYRRVLLKLSGESLAGEGESGISPTVVSQIAGELRDAQALGCELAVVVGGGNIFRGLKAAEMGMDRATGDYMGMLATVLNSLALQDALEKLGVATRVLSALEIREVAEPYIRRRATRHLEKGRVVIFAAGTGNPFFTTDTAASLRAVEIGADVIMKATRVDGVYSADPEKDPSATRFETLTHFDVLQRGLRVMDTTAISLCMENKMPILVFDMMRAGNIVRAVSGERIGTIVCG
- a CDS encoding isoprenyl transferase encodes the protein MRAAAIEPNKAGLPRHVAIIMDGNGRWATQRGLSRVQGHRRGKESVREIVETAREIGIEVLTLYAFSTENWERPEREVGALMNLLRRYVRSELGKMMRHGIRLRAIGNLRRLPKDVLTDLRAAEHTTRTNTGMTVQLAVSYGAREEIVAATRRLARRVRDGELAPEDIDEEMFSSSLMTAGLPDPDLLIRTSGEMRLSNFLLWQVAYSEIYVTDKLWPDFRRPEFLAALEDYKRRERRFGKTAAQVAQQAAPVAQQAAPVEKEAAPAARARQEA
- a CDS encoding OmpA family protein, whose protein sequence is MGLGRVWMRKLSVLSVVVGAGLAIGVLGMASGCSSKKSEDSTSDLTDESLGGGGSGSLSQFNKTGQAGTGGRFEDVYFAYDSADLDGAGTQATRANADLLRSESGKVEIEGHCDDRGTAEYNLALGARRAKSIRDALVALGIKSSRLSTVSYGEELPVCHDASEACWGRNRRGHIVDLTE
- the ybgF gene encoding tol-pal system protein YbgF codes for the protein MSRPNLPALLCTLPVATLVAACSLQGDRTDRRYDDLRGLVLEQRRAIEDIRREQESVRAAIDQLQYGRRPAAAGRPVYGPGGSPGGADDSYWQKPTAPIAEQPELPAPPGSDANPGQIASVPPPPAPPAPSPVSEPEKATVPQDLVGSTYDSAIRQLASGDQDEAIQSFRNFLHENGSSPYADDAQFWIGEAYFRKGQYHRAIIEFNQVSINYGSGDRAPSALLRQAEAFRIVGDRVDARLSLQKVINRYPGTGEAAKASRMLTEIGG
- a CDS encoding bifunctional riboflavin kinase/FAD synthetase, giving the protein MKVLRSLERARGLLRRSVVTIGNFDGVHRGHQVILERLRSEASRRGASAVVLTFEPHPISVVRPEAAPLGIMTLPDRLRAIAAEGADLTIVQHFSRRFAAIDADEFIRRFLVEILDAQLILVGDDLNFGRDRGGNVATLARAGKDLDFEVEVVPPVQVDGVVARSSAIRELVTAGDVAAAGRLLGRPHFVRGRVEHGAGRGRGLGFATANLKPETALVPGDGVFVTVARLGRSRVDSVTSIGTTPTFGGTERAIEAHIFAELGDLYGKPLALEFLEKLRDQKRFESPAALTEQIASDVERARSILAARKRA
- a CDS encoding RluA family pseudouridine synthase, with protein sequence MTRFRVMTFAAPEDSGGERLDAWLAGQSGAPTRSQIKVAADDQRLRVDGSPVRASYRLRGGESVELSIPEHDPSATAVTGEAIDLDVLYEDEEMLAINKPAGMVVHPAAGNRSGTLVHALLYRDPSIAWPGQPERAGIVHRLDRDTSGVILVAKNVAALEALSRQFRERSIRKTYLALVHGAVADSGRIDLPIGRHPTERKRMSVIGRPARAAISEYRPLERLGAFTLVEVRPLTGRTHQIRVHLSAKGFPIVGDRLYGGKTKAGISRQALHAAAIELALPGSGKRLTIRAPVAGDLADLVERLRREAPPTGQAGKR
- the frr gene encoding ribosome recycling factor; the protein is MIDEILKDLRSQMQETIASLRKDLARIRAGRATPALLDHVFVDYYGSSTPLNKLATVSAPEPRLLVVQPFDKSTVGAIDKAIRIADLGLSPVSDGNLLRVPIPELNQERRKDLVKQLKKDAEHHRVSARNHRRDANELLKEAEAEKEISQDDHRVAADKVQKLTDETIAQIDEIAKVKEHEIMSV
- the rho gene encoding transcription termination factor Rho, whose amino-acid sequence is MSERGGETARERKSGDERSGRGHRDGGKSHGRGRGGGGGGGGGQGGGGQGGQGTGRLPKEDLAADEAQIAAAEASTTPTLDLTELKKKTVRDLADVARDLGVEGVAAMRKQELIFKLLEAQTAKNGNVYGEGVLEILPDGFGFLRAPDSNYLPGPDDIYISPSQVRRFGLRTGDVVSGLIRSPKEGERYFALLKVSAINYDAPERVRDKVLFDNLTPLYPDAPLRLSHDPAEFTTRVIDLLVPIGKGQRALIVAAPRTGKTVMLQHIAHGIAENNKEVILIVLLIDERPEEVTDMQRSVKGEVISSTFDEPPTRHVQVAEMVIEKAKRLVEHGRDVVILLDSITRLARAYNATVPPSGKILSGGVDSNALRGPKKFFGAARNIEGGGSLTIIGTALVDTGSRMDEVIFEEFKGTGNCEIHLERRLMDRRVFPTIDILKSGTRKEDLLMEKDALTRVFLLRKLLTQLNQVEAMEFLLGKMKGTKSNKDFLDSMSQ
- the rpsB gene encoding 30S ribosomal protein S2, with the protein product MKQLLEAGVHFGHQTSRWNPKMRPYIFGARNGIHIIDLQQTVNLFREACDFVREVAGRGGSVLFVGTKKQAQEAIKSEADRCKQFHVNNRWLGGTLTNFQTIKKSIDRMRRLEETLGDPTTAAMYKKKERLLMQRELEKLNINLAGIREMKRPPDALFVIDPDREQIAVAEANRLKIPVVAVVDSNCDPDRIAYCVPGNDDAIRAIRLFCGAIADSVLEGLAESEARGSIAEKGDGSVPFGSPGTLGDVVGAAGEQTFSAPTFDANSFAPTDFETSPTE
- the tsf gene encoding translation elongation factor Ts, whose amino-acid sequence is MNIDAKLVKDLRERTGAGMMDCKKALAETEGDMERAIAVLREKGLAGASKKAGRVAADGLVGVFASPDSKTAVLVELNCETDFVAKTDAFRSLFESLGNALLAADVTEGNADTVAGLVMPDGKTVSALLTESIAQIGENLGLRRFSRFASANGVVGCYVHAGGKIGVIVELAGGDSRHVELAKSLAMQVAAAFPRVISRDQVSAADLAGERDIYRQQALASGKPEKIVDKIVDGKIDKFYSEICLLEQEYVRDGDFRIDKLIANAAKETGSNLSVARFARFQLGEGIEKKQSNLADEVAQTIGQSA